The Lysobacter capsici genome has a segment encoding these proteins:
- a CDS encoding TRAP transporter large permease: MEVAILFGVFAALLIIGVPVAYSLSASALATLIYIGLPPIVVVQQTAAGAGSASLIAIPLFIFAGEIMLRGGISERLIGLASALVGHLRGGLGQVSVLSSLFFGGVSGSAIADVSAIGGAMIPQMAKRGFDRDFAVNVTMTAAMVALLVPPSHNLILYSASAGGSISIADLFAAGIVPALLMTVTLMTTTWIIARRRGYAVEAFPGFAVVARRFVAALPGLLLVALIFVGIRAGIFTAVESAAIAVVYALLVTALVYRNLRWGDFLETVASAARTTGMILFVIASAASFGWLLAYLQVPTAAVDALTSLTTDKNLLLLLMILILLVLGTFMDLAPMIIICTPIFLPLAKAIGVDPVHFGIILILKGGISLISPPLGSVLFVGTAIGKITIGESLRTIWPFWLSALAVLLVVTFVPQLSLWLPSLLKH; this comes from the coding sequence ATGGAAGTCGCGATTTTGTTTGGCGTATTCGCCGCGCTGCTGATCATCGGCGTGCCGGTGGCGTATTCGTTGTCGGCCTCGGCGCTGGCGACCTTGATCTATATCGGCCTGCCGCCGATCGTGGTGGTGCAGCAGACCGCCGCGGGCGCGGGCTCGGCCTCGCTGATCGCGATTCCGTTGTTCATCTTCGCCGGCGAGATCATGTTGCGCGGCGGCATCTCCGAGCGCCTGATCGGTCTCGCCTCGGCCCTGGTCGGGCATCTGCGCGGCGGACTGGGCCAGGTCAGCGTGCTGTCGTCGCTGTTCTTCGGCGGCGTGTCCGGCTCGGCCATCGCCGACGTGTCCGCGATCGGCGGCGCGATGATTCCGCAGATGGCCAAGCGCGGCTTCGATCGCGATTTCGCCGTCAATGTCACCATGACCGCGGCGATGGTCGCGCTGCTGGTGCCGCCCTCGCACAATCTGATCCTGTACTCGGCCTCGGCCGGCGGCAGCATTTCGATCGCCGACCTGTTCGCCGCCGGCATCGTGCCCGCGCTGCTGATGACGGTGACGCTGATGACCACGACCTGGATCATCGCCCGCCGCCGCGGCTACGCGGTCGAAGCCTTCCCCGGCTTCGCCGTGGTCGCGCGCCGCTTCGTCGCCGCGCTGCCGGGCTTGCTGCTGGTCGCGTTGATCTTCGTCGGCATCCGCGCCGGCATCTTCACCGCGGTGGAGAGCGCGGCGATCGCGGTGGTGTATGCGCTGCTGGTCACCGCGCTGGTGTACCGCAACCTGCGCTGGGGCGATTTTCTCGAGACCGTGGCCAGCGCGGCGCGCACCACCGGCATGATCTTGTTCGTGATCGCCTCGGCCGCGTCGTTCGGCTGGCTGCTGGCGTATCTGCAGGTGCCGACCGCCGCGGTGGACGCGTTGACCAGCCTGACCACCGACAAGAACCTGCTGTTGCTGCTGATGATCCTGATCCTGCTGGTGCTGGGCACGTTCATGGATCTGGCGCCGATGATCATCATCTGCACGCCGATCTTCCTGCCGCTGGCCAAGGCCATCGGGGTCGACCCGGTGCATTTCGGCATCATCCTGATCCTCAAGGGCGGCATCAGCCTGATCTCGCCGCCGTTGGGCTCGGTGCTGTTCGTCGGCACCGCGATCGGCAAGATCACCATCGGCGAATCCCTGCGCACGATCTGGCCGTTCTGGCTGTCGGCGCTGGCGGTGCTGCTGGTGGTGACCTTTGTCCCGCAGCTGTCGTTGTGGCTGCCGTCCCTGCTCAAGCACTGA
- a CDS encoding TRAP transporter small permease: MEETLDTHEHAEQPVALGLLDRIAAGAVAIAGAALLGMVAVQALQVFARYVINDSPGWTEPVALILLNTAMSFGAAAGVHRGAHFGFFVLVHTAPPPIKRVLLALSNSVIAIIGGALAVWGTQLLLDGIDIPMAGAPLPQSAVFAPMATGGALMALFALQRLFTVLVSPAPARSE, encoded by the coding sequence GTGGAAGAGACTCTCGATACGCATGAGCACGCCGAACAGCCGGTGGCGCTCGGCCTGCTGGACCGCATCGCCGCCGGCGCAGTCGCGATCGCCGGGGCGGCCTTGCTCGGCATGGTCGCGGTGCAGGCGCTGCAGGTGTTCGCGCGCTACGTGATCAACGACTCGCCGGGCTGGACGGAACCTGTGGCCTTGATCCTGCTCAACACCGCGATGAGCTTCGGCGCCGCCGCGGGCGTGCATCGCGGCGCGCATTTCGGTTTCTTCGTGCTGGTGCATACCGCCCCGCCGCCGATCAAGCGCGTGCTGCTGGCGCTGTCCAACAGCGTGATCGCGATCATCGGCGGCGCCCTGGCGGTGTGGGGGACGCAGTTGCTGCTCGACGGCATCGACATCCCGATGGCGGGCGCGCCGCTGCCGCAGAGCGCGGTGTTCGCGCCGATGGCTACGGGCGGCGCGTTGATGGCGCTGTTCGCGCTGCAACGGCTGTTCACCGTGCTGGTTTCCCCCGCCCCGGCCCGGAGCGAATAA
- a CDS encoding TRAP transporter substrate-binding protein, which yields MTTRRDFLLGLGAAGVATAVPAALRAGDGHRLLTATDVHVKDYPTVAAIEWIGRELERATDGRLRLRMYHSGQLGRESEAIDMARFGAIDITRVYSGALNNAFPLTQVLSLPYVFDSVAHLRRALDGPVGAQVLRGFGARDLVGLAIYDCGARCFYNARKPIVGPADLHGLKFRVPSSDIFMRMIRMLGGNPTPLAYGEVFSALQTHLIDGAENNLRSFHSSRQFEAARYWSQSEHSYAPDVLLMSRRSFDSLRADDRSLLLDIARRSVAVMRELWDESEAQARTALIAAGVRMNECDLPAFRKAVQPLLSDYHRVPALQALYRDIRSLA from the coding sequence ATGACGACGCGACGCGACTTCCTGTTGGGCTTGGGCGCCGCCGGCGTGGCGACCGCGGTGCCGGCCGCGCTGCGGGCGGGCGATGGCCATCGGCTGCTGACCGCGACCGACGTGCACGTCAAGGATTACCCGACGGTCGCGGCGATCGAGTGGATCGGCCGCGAACTCGAGCGCGCCACCGATGGACGGTTGCGCCTGCGCATGTATCACTCCGGCCAGCTCGGCCGCGAGTCCGAAGCCATCGACATGGCGCGCTTCGGCGCGATCGACATCACCCGCGTCTACAGCGGCGCGCTCAACAACGCCTTCCCGCTGACCCAGGTGCTATCGCTGCCGTATGTGTTCGATTCGGTGGCGCATCTGCGCCGCGCGCTGGACGGCCCGGTCGGCGCGCAGGTGCTGCGCGGCTTCGGCGCGCGCGATCTGGTCGGCCTGGCGATCTACGACTGCGGCGCGCGCTGCTTCTACAACGCGCGCAAGCCCATCGTCGGCCCGGCCGATCTGCACGGGCTGAAGTTCCGGGTGCCCTCGTCGGACATCTTCATGCGCATGATCCGCATGCTCGGCGGCAATCCGACGCCGCTCGCGTACGGCGAGGTGTTCTCCGCGCTGCAGACCCATCTGATCGACGGCGCCGAGAACAATCTGCGCAGCTTCCATTCCAGCCGCCAGTTCGAGGCGGCGCGTTACTGGTCGCAGAGCGAGCATTCCTACGCGCCGGATGTGCTGCTGATGTCCAGGCGCAGCTTCGATTCGCTGCGCGCCGACGATCGCAGCTTGTTGCTCGACATCGCCCGCCGCTCGGTCGCGGTGATGCGCGAGCTGTGGGACGAGTCCGAAGCGCAGGCGCGCACCGCCTTGATCGCCGCCGGCGTACGGATGAACGAATGCGACCTGCCCGCGTTCCGCAAGGCGGTGCAGCCGCTGCTGTCCGACTACCACCGCGTGCCGGCGCTGCAAGCGCTGTACCGCGACATCCGCTCCCTGGCTTGA
- a CDS encoding 2-keto-4-pentenoate hydratase — translation MANQPLHDPIDAAALATRLVDARLGAQALALYPGPQPQSLDEGYRVQDRAIALWDRPLAGWKVGRIPEQWERVLGEERLVGPIFADAVQRVAAGQSGRFPIIRDGFAAVEAEYVFTLRDDAPADKTEYSAAEAASLVDSLAVGVELAGSPLPLINILGPAVVVSDFGNNSGLILGPRIEDWQHIDDAELVCETFIDDRSVGRGGSASIPGGLLAALRFALARCARRGYPLKAGMHIATGATTGIHDIVAGQRARVDFGRWGSVFCETMTATDPRNA, via the coding sequence ATGGCGAACCAACCTCTCCACGACCCTATCGACGCGGCCGCGCTCGCGACCCGGTTGGTCGACGCCCGCCTGGGCGCCCAGGCACTCGCGCTTTACCCGGGGCCGCAGCCGCAGAGCCTGGATGAGGGTTACCGCGTGCAGGATCGCGCGATCGCGCTGTGGGATCGGCCGCTGGCCGGCTGGAAGGTCGGGCGCATTCCCGAGCAATGGGAGCGCGTGCTCGGCGAGGAGCGTCTGGTCGGCCCGATTTTCGCCGACGCCGTGCAGCGCGTCGCGGCTGGGCAAAGCGGCCGCTTCCCGATCATTCGCGACGGCTTCGCCGCGGTCGAGGCCGAGTACGTGTTCACCCTGCGCGACGACGCGCCCGCGGACAAGACCGAGTACAGCGCGGCCGAAGCGGCCTCACTGGTGGATTCGCTCGCGGTCGGCGTCGAACTGGCCGGCAGTCCGCTGCCCTTGATCAATATCCTCGGCCCGGCGGTGGTGGTCTCCGACTTCGGCAACAACTCCGGCCTGATCCTCGGGCCGCGGATCGAGGACTGGCAGCACATCGACGACGCCGAACTGGTCTGCGAAACCTTCATCGACGATCGTTCGGTGGGCCGAGGCGGCAGCGCCTCCATTCCCGGCGGCCTGCTGGCGGCATTGCGTTTCGCGCTTGCGCGTTGCGCGCGTCGCGGTTATCCGCTCAAGGCCGGCATGCACATCGCCACCGGCGCTACCACCGGCATCCACGATATCGTCGCCGGTCAGCGCGCGCGGGTCGATTTCGGCCGCTGGGGCAGCGTGTTTTGCGAAACGATGACGGCCACCGATCCGAGGAACGCATGA
- a CDS encoding pectate lyase family protein gives MSRSRGKSCLRLLYRKPVSLTIRSYAWLTTWEGGMGIGHVLRDLGGDAAQAGLMDFGKAAARGFLLASLTVASFAGIAKDRISPGENAALAFPGAQGWAAHTPAGRGGKLLRVTTLASSGPGSFAEAVATPGPRIVVFEVGGVIDLERKELRISEPYLTIAGQTAPQPGITFIRGGLTIATHDVVVRHIRVRPGEAGLAKRAGVDFDAINTVRGAADVIVDHCSLTWATDENLSASSTRFFGESEADWMRAASRRITFSNNLIAEGLANATHGKGEHSKGSLIHDHVNDILIVGNLYAHNYERNPLFKGGARGQVINNLIYNPGQRAVHYNLIAEEWLGHAYSTGQMAVRGNVMRAGPSTQTLAFFSIGGSGDLDYYADDNLVVDRIGQPLPQIGRYTTAPLKLNELAQAPRLAFGVKLLPSAQVQDAVIANVGARPWDRDDIDRRILADTIEGRGKIIDGENEVGGYPKFEQTRQAFVPADWDLATMEPLKPLPRRAPLR, from the coding sequence TTGAGCCGATCCCGGGGCAAATCCTGTCTGCGGCTGTTGTATAGGAAACCGGTGTCATTGACAATCCGGTCGTATGCTTGGCTCACAACCTGGGAGGGTGGGATGGGGATTGGACACGTGCTGCGGGATCTCGGCGGCGACGCCGCGCAAGCGGGCCTGATGGATTTCGGCAAGGCCGCGGCGCGAGGGTTTCTGCTCGCCTCGCTGACCGTCGCGTCGTTTGCCGGCATAGCCAAAGATCGCATTTCACCCGGGGAAAACGCGGCCCTGGCATTTCCTGGCGCGCAAGGCTGGGCCGCGCACACGCCCGCCGGCCGCGGCGGAAAACTGTTGCGGGTGACCACGTTGGCGTCGAGCGGCCCGGGCTCTTTCGCCGAGGCGGTCGCGACGCCCGGACCGCGCATCGTGGTGTTCGAGGTCGGCGGCGTGATCGATCTGGAACGCAAGGAGCTGCGGATCAGCGAGCCGTATTTGACCATCGCTGGACAAACCGCCCCGCAGCCCGGAATCACCTTCATCCGCGGGGGGCTGACCATCGCGACCCACGACGTCGTCGTCCGTCATATCCGGGTCCGCCCCGGCGAGGCGGGCCTGGCCAAGCGCGCCGGTGTCGACTTCGATGCGATCAACACCGTGCGCGGCGCGGCCGACGTGATCGTCGACCACTGCTCGCTGACCTGGGCCACCGATGAGAACCTGTCGGCCTCGAGCACGCGTTTTTTCGGCGAAAGCGAAGCCGACTGGATGCGCGCGGCGTCCAGGCGGATCACCTTCAGCAACAACCTGATCGCCGAAGGCCTGGCCAACGCCACCCACGGCAAGGGCGAGCACTCCAAGGGTTCGTTGATACACGACCACGTCAACGACATCCTGATCGTCGGCAATCTGTACGCGCACAACTACGAGCGCAACCCCCTGTTCAAGGGCGGCGCGCGCGGACAGGTGATCAACAACCTGATCTACAACCCCGGCCAGCGCGCCGTGCACTACAACCTGATCGCCGAGGAGTGGCTGGGGCATGCGTACTCGACCGGGCAGATGGCGGTGCGCGGCAACGTGATGCGCGCCGGTCCGTCCACCCAGACGCTGGCGTTCTTCAGCATAGGCGGCTCCGGCGACCTGGACTATTACGCCGACGACAACCTGGTCGTCGACCGCATCGGCCAGCCGCTGCCGCAGATCGGGCGCTACACCACCGCGCCGCTGAAATTGAACGAACTCGCGCAGGCGCCGCGGCTTGCGTTCGGAGTGAAGCTGCTGCCGTCGGCGCAGGTGCAGGACGCGGTGATCGCCAACGTCGGCGCGCGGCCGTGGGACCGCGACGACATCGATCGCCGCATCCTGGCCGACACCATCGAGGGCCGCGGCAAGATCATCGACGGCGAAAACGAGGTCGGCGGCTATCCGAAGTTCGAGCAAACCCGGCAGGCCTTCGTGCCCGCCGATTGGGATCTGGCGACGATGGAGCCGTTGAAGCCGTTGCCGCGACGCGCGCCGCTGCGCTGA
- a CDS encoding carboxylesterase/lipase family protein codes for MRRREVLKAIAGGAAAAMPCVALAALAGGGDEAPLAVTRSGRIRGYRDRGILVFKGVPYGADTAARRFMPALRELPWQGVRDTIEHGPSAPQKRADGRISEDCLYLNVFTPALRDGARRPILVYLHGGGYDSGSGSSALYDGVNLCRRGDAVVVTLNHRLNAFGYLYLAQLGDDSFAWSGNVGQLDLIQALTWVREHAAQFGGEAANVTVFGQSGGGAKIATLMAMPAARGLFHRAMTMSGQQVTAAGPRAATQRAQRFLDELSLAPTDLQRLRTLPFERLIEASRVRDPSRIEDTSLYFGPVLDGTSLHRHPFYPDAPGQSARIPMLIGTTRDETRAFLGHDPANFDLSWEQLPDKLRDHQYVDLNPHTVIAEYRRLYPDYTPSQVFFAATTAGRSWRAAIVEAEARADQGAPTWAYQLDWGSPLDEGRWGAMHTLDIALVFDNTAQPGSNTGDGAQARALAASMSDALLALARHGDPGHAGLPAWPQYSRQRRETLLFDVQPRLEHDPRGGERRVYERVPFVQRGTF; via the coding sequence ATGCGCCGTCGCGAGGTGCTCAAGGCGATAGCGGGCGGCGCGGCCGCGGCGATGCCCTGCGTCGCGCTGGCCGCTCTCGCCGGCGGCGGCGACGAGGCGCCGCTGGCGGTCACGCGCAGCGGCCGTATCCGCGGCTACCGCGATCGCGGCATTCTGGTGTTCAAGGGCGTGCCCTACGGCGCCGACACCGCCGCGCGTCGCTTCATGCCCGCGCTGCGCGAACTGCCCTGGCAGGGCGTGCGCGATACCATCGAACACGGGCCGTCCGCACCGCAGAAGCGCGCCGACGGCCGCATCAGCGAAGACTGCCTGTATTTGAACGTATTCACGCCAGCACTGCGCGACGGCGCGCGGCGACCGATCCTGGTCTACCTCCACGGCGGCGGCTACGACAGCGGCTCGGGCAGCAGTGCCTTGTACGACGGCGTCAACCTGTGCCGGCGCGGCGATGCGGTGGTGGTCACGCTCAATCACCGCCTCAATGCCTTCGGCTATCTGTATCTGGCGCAGTTGGGCGACGACAGCTTCGCCTGGTCCGGCAATGTCGGCCAGCTGGACTTGATCCAGGCGCTGACCTGGGTGCGCGAACATGCGGCACAATTCGGCGGCGAAGCCGCCAACGTCACCGTGTTCGGCCAGTCCGGCGGCGGCGCCAAGATCGCCACGCTGATGGCGATGCCGGCCGCGCGCGGCCTGTTCCATCGCGCGATGACCATGAGCGGGCAGCAGGTCACCGCGGCCGGGCCGCGCGCGGCGACCCAGCGCGCGCAACGCTTTCTCGATGAGCTGAGCCTCGCGCCGACGGATCTGCAACGCCTGCGCACGCTGCCGTTCGAACGGCTGATCGAGGCGAGCCGGGTGCGCGACCCGTCGCGGATCGAAGACACCTCGCTGTACTTCGGGCCGGTGCTCGATGGGACGTCGCTGCACCGGCATCCGTTCTATCCTGATGCGCCCGGGCAATCGGCGCGCATCCCGATGCTGATCGGCACGACCCGCGACGAAACCCGCGCCTTCCTCGGCCACGACCCGGCCAATTTCGATTTGAGCTGGGAGCAGTTGCCGGACAAGTTGCGCGATCATCAGTACGTCGATCTGAACCCGCACACGGTGATCGCGGAGTATCGGCGCCTGTACCCCGATTACACACCGTCGCAAGTGTTCTTCGCCGCGACCACGGCCGGGCGCTCATGGCGCGCCGCGATCGTGGAAGCCGAGGCGCGCGCGGATCAGGGCGCGCCGACCTGGGCCTATCAGCTGGACTGGGGCTCGCCGCTGGACGAAGGCCGCTGGGGCGCGATGCACACCCTGGATATCGCGCTGGTTTTCGACAACACCGCGCAGCCCGGCTCGAACACCGGCGACGGCGCGCAGGCGCGCGCGCTGGCCGCATCGATGAGCGATGCCTTGCTGGCTTTGGCGCGTCATGGCGATCCCGGCCACGCCGGGCTGCCCGCGTGGCCCCAGTACTCGCGGCAACGGCGCGAAACCCTGTTGTTCGATGTCCAGCCGCGGCTGGAGCACGATCCTCGCGGCGGCGAACGCAGGGTGTACGAGCGCGTGCCGTTCGTGCAGCGCGGAACGTTCTAG
- a CDS encoding rhamnogalacturonan acetylesterase — MAAQVAMPSPAQSTVAAQSTPDASHRDFYARFMGSILMRTIFLVLWLMALSDDALADGAPTIHLAGDSTIAIKRAEKRPETGWGEALGEAFAGSGVQIDNRAMNGRSTRTFIEEGRWQALLDAVVAGDYVLIQFGHNDQSQNKPDRYTPPADYRRNLERFVDQARERGATAILLTPVARRRFDQNGTLSHSHGEYPDLVRAVAAERGVALIDLERRSEAVLASHGAEDSKQLFLWLRPGDSVNYPDGLQDDTHFSALGARCMAAEVADGLSALKLPLSRMLRRPLPTRCLRANEPASPPR; from the coding sequence ATGGCGGCGCAAGTCGCCATGCCGTCGCCGGCTCAATCCACGGTCGCGGCGCAATCCACGCCGGATGCCAGCCATCGCGATTTCTACGCCCGCTTTATGGGTTCAATACTTATGCGTACGATTTTTCTCGTCTTATGGCTGATGGCGTTATCGGACGACGCGCTCGCCGACGGAGCACCGACGATACACTTGGCCGGCGACTCGACGATCGCGATCAAACGCGCGGAAAAACGCCCGGAAACCGGCTGGGGCGAAGCCCTGGGCGAGGCCTTCGCCGGCAGCGGCGTGCAGATCGACAACCGCGCCATGAACGGTCGCAGCACCCGCACCTTCATCGAGGAAGGCCGCTGGCAGGCATTGCTGGATGCCGTCGTCGCCGGCGACTACGTGTTGATCCAGTTCGGCCACAACGATCAATCGCAGAACAAACCCGACCGCTACACGCCACCGGCCGACTATCGTCGCAATCTCGAACGATTCGTCGATCAGGCGCGCGAACGCGGCGCCACCGCGATCCTGCTGACGCCGGTCGCGCGGCGGCGGTTCGATCAGAACGGCACGCTGTCGCACAGCCACGGCGAGTATCCGGACTTGGTGCGCGCGGTCGCGGCCGAGCGCGGCGTGGCCCTGATCGATCTGGAGCGGCGCAGCGAAGCCGTGCTGGCTTCGCACGGCGCCGAAGATTCGAAGCAGCTGTTCCTGTGGCTGCGGCCCGGCGACAGCGTCAACTATCCCGACGGCCTGCAAGACGACACCCATTTCTCGGCGCTGGGCGCGCGCTGCATGGCCGCCGAAGTCGCCGACGGCTTGAGTGCGTTGAAGCTGCCGTTGAGCCGGATGTTGCGGCGGCCGCTGCCGACACGATGCCTGCGGGCGAACGAGCCCGCGTCCCCGCCGCGCTAG
- a CDS encoding TonB-dependent receptor, with the protein MQVQSVIGKTPVTMLAGAIALALSIAPMTGRAQTTADPAPPAQAGAESTQDAKNLDAVVVTGFRASLQQALDIKREEVGVVDAIVAEDIADFPDLNLAESLQRIPGVSIARDAGEGRQISVRGLGPDFTRVRINGMEALTTAGGTDSSGGANRGRGFDFNVFASELFNSLKVRKTASADVEEGSLGATVDLQTARPFDYDGLTFVAGGQLGFNDLSRDTDPRATALISNTWMDGRFGALLSVAYTDRRLTEEGHSTVRWDNGPSSGGFAASSPFAAARLPSTFHPRIPRYGVMEHDQQRLGVTSALQFKVSDKTELGLDLLYAKFDATRTENFLNGISFSRTGTGKPQTVVLDGEIDEHGNLVYGRFNNVDVRSEARYDELSTKFTQANFYGEHKFSDDFALSGQIGRAKSQFDNPIQTTVTLDRNNVQGYSYDYRGNSRLPVIDNGFDVNDPNAWSFANGVSEIRLRPQASQNTFDNRQLDFRWNVAPGFKIKGGVQSKKYQFESSESRRASELVVPALPPGTNMADLTKRVALQGTSVGGNNDSSWLIPNIDAFNRLFGIYSNSGIFAVSPDVASARGNNRSVEEKDLGYYLQADFSTQLGRIPLSGNFGVRHVKTKQSSTGFALAGTTPVLTTVGRDYSDTLPSLNLVADITPDFLIRFGASKVMSRPGLGNLTPGVTVSVSGGNRVVSGGNPLLEPFRAKTYDLGFEWYFAEESLLGLGLFYKDIDTFVQTSREIRPYNTSGLPDELLAGTGALPTDEFQFNIPVNTPGGKLRGLELSYQQPFTFLPSFWHDFGVQFNYTYVDSKIQYVTAAGASSLKTDLVGLSKNAYNATLYFEGDRFSARVSAAYRDDYLTTVPGRNNADVEGTKGTTTIDMSASWKISDQLELTLEGLNLTDEYNDQWVDSAADRVSVYHHTGRQYFLGLRYKM; encoded by the coding sequence ATGCAAGTGCAGTCAGTGATAGGAAAGACACCGGTTACCATGCTGGCCGGCGCGATCGCGCTGGCCCTGTCGATCGCGCCCATGACCGGTCGCGCGCAGACGACCGCCGATCCGGCACCGCCCGCGCAGGCGGGCGCCGAATCGACCCAGGACGCCAAGAACCTCGACGCGGTGGTCGTCACCGGCTTCCGCGCCAGCCTGCAGCAGGCGCTGGACATCAAGCGCGAGGAAGTCGGCGTCGTCGACGCGATCGTCGCCGAGGACATCGCCGATTTTCCCGACCTCAACCTGGCCGAATCGCTGCAGCGCATTCCGGGCGTGTCGATCGCGCGCGATGCCGGCGAAGGCCGGCAGATTTCGGTGCGCGGCCTGGGCCCCGACTTCACCCGAGTGCGCATCAACGGCATGGAAGCGCTGACCACCGCCGGCGGCACCGACAGCTCCGGCGGCGCCAATCGCGGCCGCGGCTTCGACTTCAACGTGTTCGCCTCGGAGCTGTTCAACAGCCTCAAGGTGCGCAAGACCGCCTCGGCCGATGTCGAGGAAGGCTCGCTCGGCGCCACCGTGGATCTGCAGACCGCGCGGCCTTTCGATTACGACGGGTTGACCTTCGTCGCCGGCGGCCAGCTCGGCTTCAACGATTTGTCCAGGGACACCGATCCGCGCGCCACCGCGCTGATCAGCAACACCTGGATGGACGGCCGCTTCGGCGCGTTGCTGTCGGTGGCCTACACCGATCGCCGCCTGACCGAAGAGGGACACAGCACCGTGCGCTGGGACAACGGGCCGAGCAGCGGCGGTTTCGCCGCCAGCTCGCCGTTCGCCGCCGCGCGCCTTCCGAGCACCTTCCACCCGCGCATTCCGCGTTACGGGGTGATGGAGCACGATCAACAACGCCTGGGCGTCACCAGCGCGCTGCAGTTCAAGGTCAGCGACAAGACCGAACTGGGACTGGACCTGCTGTACGCCAAATTCGACGCGACCCGCACCGAGAACTTCCTCAACGGCATCTCCTTCAGCCGCACCGGCACCGGCAAGCCGCAGACCGTGGTGCTCGACGGCGAGATCGACGAACACGGCAATCTGGTCTACGGCCGTTTCAACAACGTCGACGTGCGTTCGGAAGCGCGTTACGACGAACTCAGCACCAAGTTCACCCAGGCCAATTTCTACGGCGAGCACAAGTTCAGCGACGACTTCGCGCTCAGCGGCCAGATCGGCCGGGCCAAGTCCCAGTTCGACAACCCGATCCAGACCACGGTCACCCTGGATCGCAACAACGTGCAGGGCTACAGCTACGACTACCGCGGCAACAGCCGCCTGCCGGTGATCGACAACGGCTTCGACGTCAACGATCCCAACGCCTGGAGCTTCGCCAACGGGGTCTCGGAAATCCGCCTGCGCCCGCAGGCCTCCCAGAACACCTTCGACAACCGGCAGCTGGATTTCCGCTGGAACGTGGCGCCGGGTTTCAAGATCAAGGGCGGCGTGCAGTCCAAGAAATATCAGTTCGAAAGCAGCGAAAGCCGGCGCGCATCGGAACTGGTGGTGCCGGCGTTGCCACCTGGCACGAATATGGCCGACCTGACCAAGCGCGTCGCCCTGCAGGGCACCAGCGTCGGCGGCAACAACGATTCCAGCTGGCTGATTCCGAACATCGACGCCTTCAACCGGTTGTTCGGTATCTACAGCAACAGCGGGATTTTCGCGGTCTCGCCCGATGTCGCCAGCGCGCGCGGCAACAACCGCAGCGTCGAGGAAAAAGACCTGGGCTATTACCTGCAGGCCGATTTCTCCACTCAGCTGGGCCGCATCCCGTTGAGCGGCAACTTCGGCGTGCGCCACGTCAAGACCAAACAGTCCTCGACCGGTTTCGCCCTGGCCGGCACCACGCCGGTGCTGACCACGGTGGGCCGCGATTACAGCGACACCCTGCCCTCGTTGAATCTGGTCGCCGACATCACCCCGGATTTCCTGATCCGCTTCGGCGCGTCCAAGGTGATGTCGCGTCCGGGCCTGGGCAACCTCACCCCGGGCGTGACGGTGAGCGTGAGCGGCGGCAACCGCGTGGTGTCAGGCGGCAATCCGCTGCTCGAACCGTTCCGCGCCAAGACCTACGACCTGGGTTTCGAGTGGTACTTCGCCGAAGAATCGCTGCTGGGGCTCGGCCTGTTCTACAAGGACATCGACACCTTCGTGCAGACCTCGCGCGAGATCCGGCCGTACAACACCTCAGGGCTTCCCGACGAACTGCTGGCCGGTACCGGCGCGCTGCCGACCGATGAGTTCCAGTTCAACATCCCGGTCAATACGCCGGGCGGAAAGCTGCGCGGCCTGGAGCTGAGCTATCAGCAACCTTTCACTTTCCTGCCGAGCTTCTGGCACGACTTCGGCGTGCAGTTCAACTACACCTACGTCGATTCGAAGATCCAGTACGTCACCGCGGCCGGCGCTTCCTCGCTGAAGACCGATCTGGTGGGGCTGTCCAAGAACGCCTACAACGCGACGCTGTACTTTGAGGGCGATCGCTTCAGCGCGCGCGTGTCGGCCGCTTACCGCGACGACTACCTGACTACCGTGCCCGGCCGCAACAATGCCGATGTCGAAGGCACCAAGGGCACGACGACCATCGACATGTCGGCTTCGTGGAAGATCAGCGACCAGCTGGAGCTGACCCTGGAAGGGCTCAACCTCACCGACGAGTACAACGATCAGTGGGTGGATTCGGCCGCCGACCGGGTTTCGGTCTATCACCATACCGGGCGTCAGTACTTCCTCGGCCTGCGCTACAAGATGTGA